A genome region from Microbacterium sp. CGR2 includes the following:
- a CDS encoding tyrosine recombinase XerC has product MDLAVAMDAFVDHLEKVRRLSPATVRAYRSDLRDLRAAAGAMSVDAVDLEVLRDWLWRATQRGDARSTLARRAAAARSFFGWAHEQGLISHDPSLRLIAPKKGRTLPTVASQDAMSTLLDAHRTAAETGDPIALRDHAMLELLYGSGIRVSELCGMDVDDLDLDRGTARVLGKGAKERVVPFGLPAREALGAYLRRARPVLVARSTSATPAVMLGTRGARIGPRTVYALVARVLAPIVGADTVGPHALRHTAATHLLDGGADLRAVQEILGHASLGTTQIYTHVSAERLTATYRLAHPRA; this is encoded by the coding sequence ATGGATCTCGCGGTCGCCATGGATGCGTTCGTCGACCATCTGGAGAAGGTGCGAAGACTCTCTCCGGCGACGGTCCGGGCGTATCGCTCAGACCTCCGAGACCTCCGCGCCGCTGCGGGAGCGATGTCGGTCGACGCGGTGGACCTGGAGGTGCTTCGCGATTGGCTCTGGCGTGCCACTCAACGCGGCGATGCCCGATCCACGCTTGCGCGCCGAGCGGCAGCGGCGCGGTCATTCTTCGGGTGGGCCCACGAGCAGGGCCTCATTTCGCACGACCCCAGCCTGCGTCTGATCGCACCGAAGAAGGGCCGAACGCTGCCGACTGTCGCATCCCAGGATGCGATGAGCACACTGCTTGACGCGCACCGGACCGCGGCAGAAACAGGTGACCCGATCGCGCTGCGGGATCACGCGATGCTCGAGTTGCTCTACGGGTCGGGAATTCGGGTGTCCGAACTGTGCGGGATGGACGTGGACGACCTGGATCTGGACCGAGGCACCGCGCGGGTACTCGGCAAAGGGGCCAAGGAACGAGTGGTCCCGTTCGGGCTGCCGGCTCGCGAGGCCTTGGGTGCCTACCTCCGCCGAGCGCGTCCCGTATTGGTCGCTCGCAGCACCTCGGCCACTCCGGCGGTGATGCTCGGCACGCGAGGTGCTCGAATCGGACCCCGCACGGTGTACGCGCTCGTCGCGCGGGTGCTGGCGCCGATCGTCGGAGCGGACACCGTCGGTCCGCACGCTTTGCGACACACCGCCGCCACGCATCTGCTCGATGGCGGGGCCGACCTGCGCGCCGTCCAGGAGATCCTCGGGCATGCCAGTCTTGGCACGACCCAGATCTACACCCACGTGTCCGCAGAGCGACTGACAGCCACGTACCGGTTGGCGCACCCCCGCGCCTGA
- a CDS encoding M23 family metallopeptidase, whose amino-acid sequence MRTSSRVISGGLMALFAIFLATGGAAATPSLADTPDLPVWRWPLDGPRAVVAPYRAPAHDYGAGHRGVDLRAPRETVVRAPADGVVAFRGTVVDRPLLTIEHDGGFVSTFEPLLSPLKPGDAVSAGEEIGTVNAGGHAPEGTLHVGVRLDGDYINPMLLFDAVPRAILLPCCRPL is encoded by the coding sequence ATGCGCACTTCGTCACGTGTCATCTCGGGCGGTCTGATGGCGCTCTTCGCGATCTTCCTCGCCACGGGTGGGGCCGCCGCGACTCCGTCTCTCGCGGACACTCCCGACCTGCCGGTGTGGCGTTGGCCGCTCGACGGACCACGTGCAGTGGTCGCGCCGTACCGCGCGCCCGCCCACGACTATGGAGCGGGTCACCGCGGGGTCGACCTGCGGGCACCCCGGGAAACTGTGGTCCGAGCACCCGCAGACGGGGTGGTCGCGTTCCGAGGGACCGTCGTCGACCGCCCGCTGCTCACCATCGAGCACGACGGAGGTTTCGTGTCGACCTTCGAGCCTCTCCTTTCTCCGTTGAAGCCGGGCGACGCGGTGTCCGCAGGTGAGGAGATCGGCACCGTGAACGCGGGAGGGCATGCGCCTGAGGGCACGCTCCACGTCGGAGTCCGGCTGGACGGCGACTACATCAACCCGATGCTCCTCTTCGACGCTGTCCCCCGCGCGATTCTTCTGCCCTGCTGCCGACCCCTGTGA